Genomic segment of Salvia hispanica cultivar TCC Black 2014 chromosome 2, UniMelb_Shisp_WGS_1.0, whole genome shotgun sequence:
GTTGCCTCCCTTTGGAGCAATGAAGAGGTTTGCTTGGCTCTTGATGCTAGGGTTCATGCTCCCTCCAATTGCATATATCCCCCATCCTAGGTAAAGGTTGTTGACAACATGTGCATATCCAAATCGAATcctacaaaaaaatcacatgatCATAGAATGAGAAACAAGAACAATATATAATCACAAAACATACAAAAGGATAGCATACCTTGGCATTCTTTGCACGCAGTTCGGGCCGAAATGGTTGAAGGCAACTGTGACCCTCATGTTTTGATCCCTCCTAAAGCCGTCATCGTGCCCGAGAAGCATCACTTTATCTTGAAACCTAAACCAGTTGTTCGATATCGTGATGTCTGTTGATCCTCTTGTGACATCAATCAACCCATCCACACTGTCGTACATTGTGTTATGATCGATCCATATCCTCGAAGATGACACAATCCTGATCGCGTCCCCGTCTGTTGGGCCCAAATGCATGATCTCCCCTCCCGGGCCCTTCACCGGGCCGGGCTCTTGCGGCTTGCAATCATGGATGTAGAGGCCATGGATAATCACATTATTGGCCTGATACATTATTAAATGTCACATTCCCCTATTACTAATTAACTCATtctaaatttgtaaattagtaTACATTGATTGCATTTGATGTTACCTGTTTAATAAGTAGGCATCCACCATTTGCAATGTGGACATTGGCACCTCTTGCATCAATTGTTGTCAAGCTACTAACAAGGAGGGGTTTGGAAAGTGTGATGTTCATGTGCCTCTTGAATGTGATCCAAATCTTGCCTGTGATGCTCGTCATGGCATGCCTCAACGTACCGGGCCTCGGGCTCAAGGGGTCGTCGCTAGGGTCCGTTACTTTGTAGTTGATCACGTCGTCTCCGATGTTGTTGAACATTTGACCGGCGAATCCAACGGCACACGTAGCTAGTTGTTGGCGGTTTCTTCGCCAGTCCGGGTTCGTTCTCCAGCACTTGTCGATGACGTTCATGTCATCGATATTTCTTCGGGCCTCGACCCGGCCTGAACTCAATAGGATGGCTATTGAGATAGCCCGGATCAAACACAAGGTGATACCTTGCATGGCCCTTGAGGGCATTGTTCAAGATTTTTTTGGAGGGATTTTATATGTAAAAGAgtgataaatatatattataaatagatatgtatttttatatattgagaaattaatattttgtgcaTGGGACTGAGAATGGAAATGATGGGGCTTTTATACATGTTGATGTGAATTGTTAATGGTGTTTGGTAATGGTAGggctctcttttttttttttttttgtggtgaAAATGACTGGGTTGAAATGAATGGTGGTGAGATAAGTGTTTGTGCTTTGAAAATTGCAAATCAATATTAGTGTATGAATGAGAGAGCTTAAATTGTGGAAAACATTACTCCTATGAACTATTTTTCATGTCAAGTTTCATTGACTAATTTAACAAAGACAAACAAATAGAATCAAACTtacatgtataaaaaaaatcaaatcatattaatatatacaaatactaCTCTATTATGTGATATATGCATTCTTATTGAAGTAATTAGatgagtaaaatatatatacacaatttcatatttacatTACCAAAAGTGAATTACTCTATTTTAACTAGCTCAAACTTTATACTTCGGTCATTATGCTTAGGTATTTGAAACCTGATAATAAACCTCGTTAATATCACATACTACTACTGTATAGTATTTAAACTTATAAAgtgtatatattaaataaattaaaattatagcaGCAGTTGTTTACCAATctcaaaaaacaataaaacctCATTTGGTATGCAATAGTAGAGTACTTCTTTTGTCTCAGATAAGTTGACATATTTGGGAGATAATATGagatttgataaaaaaaaatttgtgctaactagagaaagaaaatagtagtaatagatTGATGGGGATAATGacaatattattgaaaatatgttaacgattgtttatttttaaaagtgagTTAGTACTATTGATGGGGATAATGACAATATTATTGAATGTATTAACgattagtagtatttatttttaaaagtgagTTAGTACTACTCCAGATTTGTCCAAGTACATCTTCACCTGTCACAAATCATGGCtgttagaatttatttatttactgtGTAGTGTTATCCAATGTTTAATATAATGGGGTTGGTTGTGGACTTATC
This window contains:
- the LOC125206012 gene encoding probable pectate lyase 9 translates to MPSRAMQGITLCLIRAISIAILLSSGRVEARRNIDDMNVIDKCWRTNPDWRRNRQQLATCAVGFAGQMFNNIGDDVINYKVTDPSDDPLSPRPGTLRHAMTSITGKIWITFKRHMNITLSKPLLVSSLTTIDARGANVHIANGGCLLIKQANNVIIHGLYIHDCKPQEPGPVKGPGGEIMHLGPTDGDAIRIVSSSRIWIDHNTMYDSVDGLIDVTRGSTDITISNNWFRFQDKVMLLGHDDGFRRDQNMRVTVAFNHFGPNCVQRMPRIRFGYAHVVNNLYLGWGIYAIGGSMNPSIKSQANLFIAPKGGNKEITWDSGLTGNFKSIEDVFENGASFTTTVDAGATMRPNYAPDQMFEVEDGLRVRDLTKSAGVLKCPKIARC